The bacterium genome includes a region encoding these proteins:
- a CDS encoding ABC transporter permease, whose amino-acid sequence MRSSEGDEPREADMAEATSLADALTQTEVEALIPHEPTWRYWLRRIDIPVQLMRIGILFLIWWLWWSEVLWNGWDSFSVFGVMPFPNVPETFRASPYETWVYFTEIYHEQLFWQDLWVTVKEALIGFVLGSLLGLIVGIILGRFQRAARTLGPFVVIVNAMPKIAFLPLILIVYGVGEMSKVVLAVLIVFFIVEVPTQSAVALVDPDLDLVSRTMGASQRQRFMKVTLPGITPAVFGALRLSAVISVLAVVFGEIFSAKRGLGQRLITAANQLSYGDTFAIVFILALIALIMNGGIGFVERKSLRWQTTQEGGQVISL is encoded by the coding sequence GTGAGATCGTCTGAGGGCGACGAGCCGCGGGAGGCCGACATGGCCGAGGCCACGAGCCTGGCCGACGCCCTCACCCAGACCGAAGTGGAGGCGCTGATCCCCCACGAGCCCACCTGGAGGTACTGGCTGCGGCGCATCGACATCCCGGTCCAGTTGATGCGGATCGGGATCCTGTTCCTGATCTGGTGGCTGTGGTGGTCCGAGGTTCTCTGGAACGGCTGGGACTCGTTCTCGGTGTTCGGCGTGATGCCGTTCCCCAACGTGCCCGAGACGTTCCGGGCCAGCCCGTACGAGACCTGGGTGTACTTCACCGAGATCTATCACGAGCAGCTCTTCTGGCAGGACCTCTGGGTCACGGTGAAGGAGGCGTTGATCGGCTTCGTGCTCGGCTCGCTCCTCGGGCTCATCGTCGGCATCATCCTGGGTCGCTTCCAGAGGGCGGCGAGAACGCTGGGACCCTTCGTCGTCATCGTCAACGCCATGCCCAAGATCGCCTTCCTGCCGCTGATCCTGATCGTGTACGGGGTCGGCGAGATGTCCAAGGTGGTCCTGGCGGTGCTGATCGTGTTCTTCATCGTGGAGGTGCCCACCCAATCCGCTGTGGCGCTGGTGGACCCCGACCTGGACCTGGTGTCCCGGACCATGGGCGCGTCCCAGCGACAGCGCTTCATGAAGGTCACCCTGCCCGGCATCACCCCGGCGGTGTTCGGGGCGCTGCGGCTGTCGGCGGTGATCTCGGTGCTGGCGGTGGTCTTCGGCGAGATCTTCTCGGCCAAGCGCGGCCTCGGCCAGCGGCTCATCACCGCGGCCAACCAGCTCTCCTACGGCGACACGTTCGCCATCGTGTTCATCCTGGCCCTGATCGCGCTGATCATGAACGGCGGGATCGGCTTCGTGGAGCGCAAGTCGCTGCGCTGGCAGACCACCCAGGAGGGCGGTCAGGTCATCTCGCTCTAG
- a CDS encoding ABC transporter ATP-binding protein, with amino-acid sequence MQPAVELKDVTLIFGGDRPDDEPVLAVQDIDVAIPPGQFVAVVGPSGCGKTTILNMLAGILNPTRGSVLRHGQEVDGPSQDIGYMLARSGLSPWRTARRNVELGLEFRKVPKAERRRQATELLAKLRLEGFADSYPSQLSQGMRQRVAIARTLAISPDLWLMDEPFGALDAQTRLTVQAEFLELWYETHKTVIFVTHDLEEAVLLADRVIVMTARPGRIKSDTIVDLPRPREIDELRFDPAFRDTEHKIWEELRGEIV; translated from the coding sequence GTGCAACCGGCCGTAGAACTGAAGGACGTCACGCTCATCTTCGGCGGCGACCGCCCCGACGATGAGCCGGTGCTCGCCGTCCAGGACATCGATGTCGCCATCCCGCCGGGCCAGTTCGTGGCCGTCGTGGGGCCCAGCGGCTGCGGCAAGACCACGATCCTGAACATGCTGGCCGGGATCCTGAACCCCACCAGGGGCTCGGTGCTCCGCCACGGACAGGAGGTCGACGGCCCCAGCCAGGACATCGGCTACATGCTCGCCCGCTCCGGCCTGAGCCCGTGGCGCACCGCCCGCAGGAACGTCGAGTTGGGGCTGGAGTTCCGCAAGGTGCCGAAGGCGGAGCGGCGCCGGCAGGCCACGGAGCTGCTGGCCAAGCTGCGCCTGGAGGGGTTCGCCGATTCGTACCCCTCCCAGCTCAGCCAGGGCATGCGCCAGCGGGTGGCCATCGCCCGCACGCTGGCCATCAGTCCCGACCTGTGGCTCATGGACGAGCCCTTCGGCGCCCTCGACGCCCAGACCCGCCTCACCGTGCAGGCCGAGTTCCTGGAGCTCTGGTACGAGACCCACAAGACGGTCATCTTCGTGACCCACGACCTGGAGGAGGCCGTGCTGCTGGCCGACCGGGTCATCGTCATGACCGCACGCCCCGGGCGCATCAAGTCCGACACCATCGTGGATCTGCCCCGCCCGCGGGAGATCGACGAACTCCGCTTCGACCCCGCCTTCCGGGACACCGAGCACAAGATCTGGGAGGAGCTGCGCGGTGAGATCGTCTGA